The window AGAGGTGAAACAATTACCTGCTGAAGTCGATGCTATTTATAAAGAAAAATATGCTCAGTTCACAACTGAAGACTATAAAACATTTGAGTCTGATCGTGCTGCCTTTGATTGGTCTTCAAAGCAAGTGTATATTGTAATGGCTAACATGATGACTATGGCTGCTTATGAAGGTCTTGATTCCTGTGCATTGGAAGGCTTTAATCAAGATAAGATGACAGTGCTCTTAGGTGATGAATTAGGTCTTTTTGATACAAAGCATTTTGGCATTGCTGTGATGGCTGCCTTTGGTTATCGTGATGAAGAACCACATCGAAATAAAACACGTCGTACAATGAATGAAATTGTTACCGTAGTTTAATCGATTGTGACTTTTATAACTACATCGAATTTCTTCATCTAATCTTTAGAAATGAATGGTATATTATAAATATACAAATTATTTATTATATTTATAAAGCCCATATAATTTGGTAGGATATTATAAATATATTGATTAAATAGGAAGGAGTGATCGTATGTTATGGTCAATTATTGTTGGTGGTTTTATCGGTTTTCTTGCAGGAGCCATCACTAACAAAGGTGGAGCAATGGGCATTATTGCCAATGTTGTTGCTGGTTTAGTTGGTTCGTCTGTAGGTCAAGCAATATTTGGCATATGGGGTCCTAGTTTAGCTGGCATGGCATTAATTCCTTCTGTTCTTGGCGCTGTAATTGTTGTTGCTGTTGTTTCGTTTTTCTTCGGGAAAAAGGGATAGTAATCTATTTTTAAAAGTATAGATAACATATATAGCTAACATAATTAAAAATGATTTTATATGAAAGGATTCATAATTATGGCATTAGAAGATAAATTAAATCAAGCTAAAGGTGCATTAAAAGAAAATGCCGGTAAATTAACTGGTGACAAAGAATTGGAAGCAGAAGGTGCTGTAGAAAATACAGCTGCAAAAGTTAAAGACGCTGCACATGATGTTGCTGAAGATCTCAAAAAAGCAGCTGAAGATGTTAAAGATGCTGTAGATGGTGCGATTAGTGGCGTCAAAAATGTTCTTCATAAAGACGATAAATAATATTATATAAAGGTTATAATTAGTAATAAAAAACCAGTAAATCTTGAGATTTACTGGTTTTTGTTATATAAGTTTGTTTATACATTGAAGCGGAAATGGGTTACATCGCCGTCTTTCATAACGTAGTCTTTGCCTTCAAGGCGTACAAGGCCTTTTTCTTTAGCCGCGTTTTGGCTACCGCAAGCTTGTAGATCATCAAAGGAGACAATTTCAGCGCGGATAAAGCCTTTTTCAATATCCGAGTGAATTTTACCAGCAGCTTGAGGTGCTTTGGTGCCATTTACGATTGTCCAAGCACGAGCTTCCATTTCACCAGCTGTGAAGTAATTGATAAGACCTAAAAGTGCATAACTTGCTTTGATAAGTTTAGTTAAGCCAGACTCTTCAAGGCCAAGATCTTCAAGGAATGCAGCGGATTCTTCTTCGGATAACTCTGCAATTTCGGACTCGATACGTGCGGACACAACAACGATACCAGCGCCTTCGTTTTTCGCATATTCCTCTACGCG of the Veillonella parvula genome contains:
- a CDS encoding NAD(P)H-dependent oxidoreductase, which produces MSKYEIENVKLTAPKFDRKDLEYAMTYRYACKKFDSTKKISDEDWQGILTAARLSPTSLGFEAYQLLVIQNPEIREKMKAYGWGIQAGLEASHFVVFLTRKKVDLEFDSPYVRYIQEEVKQLPAEVDAIYKEKYAQFTTEDYKTFESDRAAFDWSSKQVYIVMANMMTMAAYEGLDSCALEGFNQDKMTVLLGDELGLFDTKHFGIAVMAAFGYRDEEPHRNKTRRTMNEIVTVV
- a CDS encoding GlsB/YeaQ/YmgE family stress response membrane protein, with protein sequence MLWSIIVGGFIGFLAGAITNKGGAMGIIANVVAGLVGSSVGQAIFGIWGPSLAGMALIPSVLGAVIVVAVVSFFFGKKG